The following are encoded together in the Parabacteroides chongii genome:
- a CDS encoding O-antigen ligase family protein, whose product MYKKYISYSLLVTSGIFLLCTVFATDNSLANGLVTGKVHWFHLAMLFLAVCSLVAAVLTRPAKRFAFSVTDGMVLALAAIVALTYNWGLDPEPEKMLFGGQLVLLWFLLRFLFAGWSQLRLVFLTGIVVTGLVEAVSGMRQLHGLEGSNHSLFRLTGDFYNPGPYSGYLAMVLPVCLWIILQFADCKKEGGRPIKSCLYYLAWITLLAIVVVLPAGMSRAAWIAAVVSCVWVYWIQRIGWEKAKQYINKHRTLSILSSVLILISIAGALAGVYLLKKDSANGRLLLWKVTGQAIMEQPWTGTGLGGFPAAYAEAQAAYFSSGNASETERMVAGCPEYGFNEFLQIGLEQGFVGLMVFVLLLGYSLFRGVKNKQAGAAGGILALMVFSLASYPLQLPEFWVVLVVLMGVIESSSVAIDTPPTLSPAGRKILSVTVIGGMAICCGWLFGQQKSYYQGYKKWNTLKVLYNSKAYEAAADGYEELVPLMGHKPELLFEAAQCLSKTGQFADANRLLERAMLLSGDPMIHYMAAKNEQSQGNYQKAENLLLHAIEILPERIYPYYLLTKLYAEEAFFQEDKFIKAADAVLKKEPKVESTAIREMRTEVKNMLKNIRNNRN is encoded by the coding sequence ATGTATAAAAAGTATATAAGTTACTCATTGTTAGTCACCAGCGGCATTTTTCTGCTGTGCACCGTGTTTGCCACAGACAACAGCCTGGCAAACGGATTGGTCACAGGGAAAGTCCATTGGTTCCATCTTGCCATGTTGTTCCTGGCGGTATGCAGCCTGGTGGCAGCCGTGCTGACAAGACCGGCAAAGCGGTTTGCTTTTTCGGTGACAGACGGAATGGTTTTGGCTTTGGCTGCTATCGTTGCACTTACTTATAACTGGGGGCTCGATCCGGAACCGGAGAAAATGTTGTTCGGCGGACAACTGGTCCTATTGTGGTTCCTGCTGCGGTTCCTGTTTGCCGGATGGTCGCAACTACGATTGGTTTTCCTGACAGGGATCGTTGTTACCGGACTGGTAGAAGCGGTTTCGGGCATGCGACAGTTACACGGTTTGGAAGGATCTAACCATTCCCTGTTCAGGCTGACCGGCGATTTCTATAATCCGGGACCCTATTCGGGGTATCTGGCTATGGTCTTACCTGTATGCCTGTGGATAATCCTGCAGTTTGCCGACTGTAAAAAAGAGGGAGGACGGCCAATAAAGAGTTGCCTGTACTATCTGGCATGGATCACTTTATTGGCAATCGTCGTTGTGCTACCCGCCGGGATGAGCCGGGCTGCGTGGATAGCGGCTGTCGTTTCGTGTGTCTGGGTATACTGGATACAACGGATCGGATGGGAAAAGGCCAAACAATATATAAACAAACACCGTACCTTATCTATATTATCTTCCGTTTTGATACTGATTTCCATAGCCGGTGCATTGGCGGGCGTTTACCTGCTGAAAAAGGATTCCGCCAATGGCCGGCTACTTTTATGGAAAGTGACGGGACAGGCTATCATGGAACAGCCCTGGACAGGAACCGGACTGGGTGGATTTCCAGCGGCTTATGCAGAAGCACAGGCTGCGTATTTTAGCTCGGGGAACGCTTCGGAAACTGAGAGGATGGTGGCGGGATGCCCGGAATATGGGTTTAATGAATTCTTACAAATTGGTTTGGAACAAGGGTTCGTGGGTTTAATGGTTTTTGTATTGTTGTTAGGTTATTCCTTGTTCCGGGGGGTGAAAAACAAGCAGGCCGGGGCGGCAGGAGGGATATTGGCGCTGATGGTGTTCAGCCTGGCGTCTTATCCGTTGCAGTTGCCGGAGTTTTGGGTGGTGTTGGTGGTCTTGATGGGGGTTATCGAGAGTTCCTCTGTTGCCATTGACACACCCCCTACCCTCTCTCCGGCGGGGAGGAAGATACTTTCAGTCACCGTAATCGGGGGGATGGCGATATGTTGCGGATGGCTTTTTGGGCAGCAGAAAAGCTATTACCAGGGGTATAAGAAATGGAATACATTGAAGGTGTTATATAATAGCAAAGCTTATGAAGCGGCGGCGGACGGGTATGAAGAATTGGTACCGCTGATGGGACATAAGCCGGAATTATTGTTCGAGGCGGCACAATGTCTGAGTAAGACGGGACAGTTTGCTGATGCGAACCGGTTGCTGGAACGGGCAATGTTATTGAGCGGTGACCCGATGATACATTATATGGCTGCGAAAAATGAGCAATCGCAGGGAAATTATCAGAAAGCGGAGAATTTATTGCTGCATGCGATAGAAATTCTGCCGGAACGGATCTATCCGTATTATTTGTTGACAAAGCTTTATGCGGAAGAAGCTTTCTTTCAGGAAGATAAGTTTATCAAAGCGGCTGATGCAGTACTGAAAAAAGAGCCGAAAGTGGAAAGCACTGCCATCCGCGAAATGAGAACGGAAGTTAAAAACATGCTCAAAAACATACGTAACAATCGTAATTAA
- a CDS encoding TolC family protein, which yields MKIYKLLLLFLLLNSGSLFAQPLTLSLERTISLAADSSLEAFRTKNMFLAGYWQYRTFKAGRLPSLTLNLTPAQYYRDITRRYDSEKDVDVYRKQQSYYAEGGLSIKQNFDLLGGTFYLDSDLGYMRNFGDNAYNQFTTVPIRIGYNQSLLGYNPFRWERKIEPLKYEKAKKELLYNIENISEQATSYFFALAMAQAEYDLAKENVASTDTLYRTGQERHKIASINKAELLTLKLDAVNARNTLQNAEISLKRAMFSLASFLNFDKNTEIRLNLPGRPKDMQISVDEALTLARENNPKFLDTKQQVLEAEQQVDKTKKEAMFNASINASIGFNQVATKLSNAYRDPLQQDMVSVSVSIPLVDWGVRKGKHNIARNNLNVTQISARQEELTVEEDVIMTVGDFNIQQNLITSAEEALDLALMAYAETKQRFMIGKADISSLTLSLNRQQEAQRNYISALQNYWLSYFKIRKLTLHDFETGISLAREFDFTHGL from the coding sequence ATGAAGATATATAAGTTATTATTGTTGTTTCTATTACTCAACTCCGGAAGCTTGTTCGCCCAGCCTCTCACGCTGTCGCTGGAACGGACGATTTCGCTGGCGGCGGACAGTTCGCTGGAGGCATTCAGGACAAAGAATATGTTTCTGGCAGGATATTGGCAATACAGGACATTCAAAGCCGGGAGATTGCCTAGCCTGACACTGAACCTGACACCGGCACAGTATTATCGGGATATTACACGACGATATGATTCCGAGAAGGATGTCGATGTTTACAGAAAACAACAGTCTTATTATGCGGAGGGCGGCCTCTCCATCAAACAAAATTTTGACTTGTTGGGAGGTACTTTCTATCTGGATTCGGATTTGGGATATATGCGTAATTTCGGAGATAATGCCTATAACCAATTCACGACTGTGCCGATCCGGATTGGTTACAACCAAAGCCTGTTGGGATATAACCCTTTCCGATGGGAGCGAAAAATCGAGCCGCTAAAATATGAGAAGGCGAAAAAAGAATTACTGTACAATATTGAAAATATCAGCGAGCAAGCTACCAGCTACTTTTTTGCCCTGGCCATGGCACAGGCGGAATATGATCTGGCCAAAGAAAATGTAGCGTCAACCGATACCTTATACCGGACAGGACAGGAGCGTCATAAGATTGCGTCGATCAACAAAGCAGAACTGCTGACATTGAAACTGGATGCCGTCAACGCACGTAACACATTACAAAACGCGGAGATATCTCTGAAAAGAGCGATGTTCAGCCTCGCTTCTTTCCTCAACTTCGACAAGAACACGGAAATACGGCTGAATCTGCCGGGGCGCCCGAAAGATATGCAGATTTCTGTTGACGAAGCTTTGACACTTGCCCGGGAAAACAACCCGAAATTTCTCGACACCAAACAGCAGGTGCTTGAAGCCGAACAACAAGTAGACAAGACAAAAAAAGAGGCCATGTTCAATGCCTCTATCAATGCCAGCATAGGATTCAACCAGGTTGCGACTAAACTGAGTAACGCATACCGCGACCCGCTGCAACAAGACATGGTCTCCGTCTCTGTATCTATCCCTCTCGTCGACTGGGGTGTACGAAAAGGGAAACATAATATCGCCAGGAACAACCTCAACGTAACGCAGATATCCGCCCGCCAGGAAGAACTGACGGTAGAGGAAGATGTGATCATGACAGTCGGCGATTTCAATATCCAGCAAAACCTGATCACCAGTGCGGAAGAAGCGCTGGACCTGGCCCTCATGGCTTATGCCGAGACCAAGCAGCGGTTTATGATCGGAAAGGCGGATATCAGCAGCCTGACCTTATCGCTGAACCGCCAGCAGGAAGCGCAGCGCAACTATATCTCCGCCCTGCAGAATTACTGGCTGAGTTATTTCAAAATACGGAAACTGACGTTACATGATTTCGAAACAGGCATATCGCTTGCCCGGGAATTTGATTTCACACACGGACTATAA
- the lepB gene encoding signal peptidase I: MNRTVNIVFWLCMAAALWFVTQVFLWASFKIPTDSMEPELTTGDNLLVWKPTIGPRLFDLSATMQLEQTEIYRLPGFKKIQRNDILVFNFPHPNTWDKIEMHILKYYIKRCVGLPGDTLSIRNGFFHVNGVSTPLGNREAQERIAETEKFQDGIFHSFPYDSIIGWNIKEFGPLHIPAKGDSIRMNRTNFVLYKKLIEWEQQGTLEYKDSTSFLNEKPIDGYRFLKNYYFMAGDNGMNSQDSRYWGMLPEEYIVGKPWFIWKSVDPYTGKFRWERFLKVIH; the protein is encoded by the coding sequence ATGAACAGAACGGTCAACATAGTCTTCTGGCTATGTATGGCAGCCGCTTTGTGGTTCGTCACGCAGGTATTCCTTTGGGCTTCTTTCAAAATTCCTACCGACTCGATGGAACCGGAGTTAACCACCGGCGACAATCTACTGGTATGGAAGCCGACCATCGGACCACGCCTGTTCGACCTGTCTGCCACCATGCAGTTGGAACAGACGGAAATTTACCGGCTGCCCGGCTTCAAAAAGATCCAGCGGAACGATATCCTGGTATTCAACTTCCCGCATCCAAACACGTGGGACAAGATTGAAATGCACATCCTAAAATATTACATCAAACGATGCGTCGGGCTACCGGGCGATACGCTTTCCATACGGAACGGTTTTTTCCATGTAAACGGGGTCAGCACACCGTTAGGGAACAGGGAGGCGCAAGAACGGATTGCTGAAACGGAGAAGTTTCAAGACGGCATATTCCATAGTTTCCCCTACGATAGTATTATCGGATGGAACATCAAAGAGTTCGGACCGCTGCATATTCCAGCCAAAGGGGATTCGATCCGGATGAACCGGACAAACTTTGTTTTATATAAAAAGTTGATTGAATGGGAACAACAGGGGACTCTAGAATACAAGGATTCTACATCTTTTCTCAATGAAAAGCCTATCGATGGCTATCGTTTCCTGAAAAACTACTATTTCATGGCAGGTGACAACGGCATGAACTCGCAGGATTCGCGTTATTGGGGAATGCTGCCGGAAGAATATATTGTAGGGAAACCCTGGTTTATCTGGAAATCGGTCGATCCGTATACCGGTAAATTCCGGTGGGAACGGTTTTTGAAAGTGATACATTGA
- a CDS encoding efflux RND transporter permease subunit: MVKFLLQRPIAVLMAFTACFIVGLVTYFTIPVSLLPDIAIPEITIQVSGQNTSARELENTVVKPIRQQLMQVAALRDIHSETRDGAGIIRLSFDFGTNTDLAFIEVNEKIDAAMNYLPREIERPRVIKASATDIPVFCLNLTLKTVDSGQRTVDSSKTDPHLSTVNRQLSTESEAAFLDLCQFAETVIKRRIEQLPEVAMVDITGMLKRQLQIVPDIKMLEMAGITLNDLETALNSNNIEPGSMTVRDGYYEYNIKFSTLLRTPEDVENIYIRKNDRIFQLKELAKVAVVPEKETGASLSNGKRAVTLAVIKQADENMDNMKEALQEVTDYFATVYPDIDFSISRNQTELLDYTISNLKQNLSLGFIFICIVAILFLGDIKSPAVIGLSMIVSLIISFLFFYMFKMSLNIISLSGLILALGMMIDSSIIVTENIMQYRSKGYTLEEACSKGTSEVITPMLSSTLTTIAVFVPLVFMSGIAGAIFYDQAFAVTVGLMVSYFTGIMLLPVLYKLVYSIPDIKHTGFNLRINNLIKEHTLDRFYDAGVDWVFRHKKSNIVFVMITLPLCVLLFYEVPKSRMPEIDQNELIAHIEWNENIHIDENRARVDKLFGQVTDDVQEYTSYVGQQQFLLNRDRELSASEAELYFKTENTSAIAPLQEKITQWLDKNYPEAVFSFSPPITVFEKLFVTGEADIVAEFYARNKAEAPEAQSLHKLESQMKASTGIAPVGVAFDNQLNLSIDRQKLLLYNVDYNEVYRLLKTAFKENEVATLRSYQQYLPIALAGDGKTVNDVLQQTLVRTLEDKNGKSQYIPLQSLVRVTQGEDLKTITAGKNGEYIPFSFYEVKKAEPLMEEVKKMGGQKWEIDFSGSFFSNKQMLSELVVILLISILLMYFILAAQFESFLQPLIVLIEIPIDVAASLLVLWICGHTMNLMSAIGIVVTCGIIINDSILKLDAINELRKEGVPLMEAIHEAGRRRLRPIIMTSLTTIFGMVPLLFSFDMGSELQKPLSIAMISAMLIGTAVSLFIIPLVYWFIYRKHDLNAVLPEKQTEV; the protein is encoded by the coding sequence ATGGTTAAATTCTTATTACAACGTCCTATCGCGGTATTGATGGCTTTCACGGCCTGTTTTATCGTGGGGTTGGTGACTTACTTTACCATCCCGGTATCGTTGTTGCCGGATATTGCGATACCGGAAATCACCATACAGGTATCGGGACAAAATACATCGGCCCGCGAACTGGAGAACACGGTTGTCAAACCGATCCGGCAGCAGCTGATGCAGGTAGCTGCCTTGCGCGATATACACAGCGAAACACGCGACGGAGCGGGTATCATCCGCCTGAGCTTCGACTTCGGGACAAATACAGACCTGGCATTTATTGAAGTGAACGAGAAGATCGACGCTGCTATGAACTATCTGCCACGCGAAATAGAGCGCCCGCGGGTGATCAAGGCAAGTGCCACCGATATTCCTGTCTTCTGCCTGAACCTAACTTTAAAAACAGTTGACAGTGGACAGAGGACAGTTGACAGTTCGAAAACAGATCCTCACCTGTCAACTGTCAACCGTCAACTGTCAACTGAAAGCGAAGCTGCTTTCCTCGATCTTTGCCAGTTTGCCGAAACGGTGATTAAACGGCGTATCGAACAGCTGCCGGAAGTGGCGATGGTGGATATTACGGGTATGCTGAAACGACAGCTGCAGATCGTACCGGATATCAAGATGCTCGAAATGGCGGGAATCACGCTGAACGACCTGGAGACGGCACTCAACTCGAACAATATCGAACCCGGAAGCATGACCGTGCGGGACGGGTATTATGAATACAACATCAAATTCTCGACTTTGCTGCGTACCCCCGAAGATGTGGAGAACATCTATATCCGCAAAAACGACCGTATCTTCCAGTTGAAGGAACTGGCTAAAGTGGCGGTAGTGCCGGAAAAGGAAACGGGTGCCTCCCTCTCAAACGGGAAACGGGCGGTTACACTGGCCGTTATCAAGCAGGCGGACGAGAATATGGATAATATGAAAGAAGCGCTGCAGGAAGTAACGGACTATTTTGCAACGGTTTATCCGGATATCGATTTCAGTATCAGCCGCAACCAGACGGAGTTGCTGGATTATACCATTTCCAACCTGAAACAGAACCTGTCGCTCGGTTTCATTTTTATCTGTATCGTGGCGATCCTCTTCCTGGGAGATATCAAAAGCCCGGCAGTGATCGGCCTGAGTATGATAGTCAGCCTGATCATCAGTTTCCTGTTCTTCTATATGTTCAAGATGTCGCTGAATATCATTTCCCTTTCCGGACTGATCCTGGCACTGGGTATGATGATCGACAGTTCGATCATTGTGACGGAGAATATCATGCAATACAGGTCGAAAGGATATACGCTGGAAGAAGCTTGTTCCAAAGGGACTTCCGAAGTGATCACGCCGATGCTGAGTTCCACCCTGACGACAATCGCCGTATTTGTGCCGCTGGTATTTATGAGCGGTATCGCCGGGGCGATCTTCTATGACCAGGCGTTTGCTGTTACGGTGGGGCTGATGGTTTCTTATTTTACGGGTATCATGCTGCTGCCGGTACTTTACAAGTTAGTATATAGTATCCCCGATATCAAACATACAGGATTCAACCTGCGGATCAATAATCTGATCAAGGAACATACGCTGGATCGATTTTATGATGCGGGAGTGGATTGGGTATTCCGTCATAAAAAATCGAACATTGTATTTGTCATGATCACTCTCCCGCTATGCGTACTGCTATTTTACGAAGTACCCAAAAGCAGGATGCCGGAGATCGACCAGAATGAGTTGATCGCCCATATCGAATGGAACGAAAATATACATATCGACGAGAACCGGGCACGAGTGGACAAACTGTTCGGACAGGTCACCGATGATGTGCAGGAATATACTTCATACGTCGGACAGCAACAGTTCCTGCTGAACCGTGACAGGGAACTGTCGGCATCGGAAGCCGAATTGTATTTCAAGACGGAAAATACGTCCGCCATAGCTCCTTTGCAGGAAAAGATTACTCAATGGCTGGATAAGAACTATCCGGAAGCGGTATTTTCTTTTTCACCGCCGATAACGGTGTTCGAGAAGCTGTTTGTGACAGGCGAAGCCGATATCGTTGCCGAATTTTATGCACGCAACAAGGCGGAGGCTCCGGAAGCACAGTCCCTGCACAAACTGGAGTCGCAGATGAAGGCTTCTACCGGTATTGCTCCGGTCGGGGTGGCTTTCGACAATCAGTTGAACCTGTCCATCGACAGGCAAAAATTATTGCTTTATAATGTGGACTACAACGAGGTCTACCGTTTACTGAAAACGGCTTTCAAAGAAAACGAGGTAGCGACCCTCCGCTCCTATCAGCAATACCTGCCGATCGCTCTTGCCGGTGACGGGAAGACGGTGAACGACGTTCTGCAACAGACACTGGTACGGACGCTGGAGGATAAAAACGGAAAGAGCCAGTATATCCCGCTGCAATCGCTGGTACGGGTAACACAGGGGGAAGACCTGAAGACAATCACTGCCGGAAAGAACGGTGAATATATCCCGTTCAGTTTCTATGAAGTGAAAAAAGCAGAGCCGTTGATGGAGGAAGTGAAAAAGATGGGCGGACAGAAATGGGAGATAGACTTCTCCGGCAGTTTCTTCTCCAACAAGCAGATGTTGAGCGAGTTGGTGGTGATCCTGCTGATCTCTATCCTGTTGATGTATTTTATCCTGGCAGCACAGTTCGAGAGTTTCCTGCAACCGTTGATCGTACTGATCGAAATTCCGATCGACGTAGCGGCTTCTTTGCTGGTACTCTGGATTTGCGGACATACGATGAACCTGATGAGTGCCATCGGTATCGTTGTGACCTGCGGTATCATTATCAACGACTCCATCCTGAAGCTGGATGCGATCAATGAGTTACGCAAGGAGGGCGTACCGCTGATGGAAGCAATCCATGAAGCCGGCCGCCGCCGTCTGCGCCCCATCATCATGACCTCGCTGACGACCATATTCGGTATGGTGCCGTTGTTGTTCTCGTTCGACATGGGTAGCGAACTGCAAAAGCCTCTTTCCATCGCCATGATCTCCGCCATGCTGATCGGTACAGCCGTCAGCCTGTTCATCATCCCGTTGGTTTACTGGTTCATTTACCGCAAGCACGACCTGAACGCAGTGCTCCCCGAAAAACAAACAGAAGTTTAA
- a CDS encoding efflux RND transporter periplasmic adaptor subunit, which yields MKYYNMLAILFLFGMIACSGEKKDESAGEESVETVLPDETNEVTVMTLKASDFNHELISNGKLSARRHVDLRFESAEPIAAIHVKNGDRVTKGQKLAELSTFRLKNKTATAKDALERAKLELQDVLIGQGYALADSAKVPPATMQLVRVKSGYDQALIQYRLAEYEERNAVLTAPFDGIVANLFAKQYNTASTSDIFCTIIDPGSLEAAFTVLENELPLIKNGDRVEVTPFALNDTKAEGRITEINPLVDENGMVQVKAAVTDRGKLFEGMNVRVSIHRSLGKQLVVPKEAVVLRSGKQVVFVLDSTKTKAYWTYVHTSLENADSYTIADGLKEDDIVITSGNINLAHEAPVTIIEN from the coding sequence ATGAAATACTACAATATGTTGGCAATACTTTTCCTTTTCGGAATGATTGCCTGTTCCGGTGAAAAAAAAGACGAAAGCGCAGGAGAAGAATCCGTCGAAACGGTTTTACCGGACGAAACCAACGAGGTTACGGTGATGACACTGAAGGCTAGTGACTTCAACCACGAGCTGATCAGCAACGGCAAATTGTCGGCACGCCGTCATGTAGACCTGCGATTCGAATCGGCTGAACCGATCGCTGCGATCCATGTAAAGAACGGCGACCGGGTCACCAAAGGGCAGAAGCTTGCGGAATTATCTACTTTCCGACTGAAGAACAAAACAGCTACGGCTAAAGATGCTTTGGAACGCGCCAAACTGGAACTGCAGGATGTGTTGATCGGACAGGGATATGCACTGGCTGATTCAGCCAAGGTTCCCCCTGCTACCATGCAGCTCGTCCGGGTAAAGAGCGGTTACGATCAGGCACTGATCCAATACCGGCTAGCCGAATATGAAGAGCGGAACGCCGTGCTGACGGCTCCTTTCGACGGTATCGTAGCCAACCTGTTTGCCAAACAATATAATACGGCTTCCACTTCCGATATTTTCTGCACGATCATCGATCCGGGCAGTCTGGAAGCGGCATTCACCGTTCTGGAAAATGAACTGCCGCTGATAAAGAACGGCGACCGGGTGGAGGTAACTCCTTTTGCCCTGAACGATACCAAAGCGGAAGGACGTATCACCGAAATTAATCCGCTGGTGGATGAAAACGGCATGGTGCAGGTGAAAGCAGCCGTGACAGACAGAGGCAAGCTGTTTGAAGGCATGAACGTACGTGTCAGCATTCACCGTTCACTGGGTAAACAGCTGGTCGTTCCGAAAGAAGCAGTGGTATTGCGTTCAGGAAAGCAGGTGGTTTTCGTGTTGGACAGTACAAAGACAAAGGCATACTGGACTTATGTGCATACCAGCCTGGAAAACGCAGACAGCTATACGATTGCAGATGGTTTGAAAGAGGATGATATCGTTATTACCAGCGGTAATATCAATCTGGCACATGAGGCTCCGGTAACGATTATTGAGAATTGA